The DNA segment GTTGTCCGAGGAAAGTTGACGCGATTTGGTCGGAGATTTTATCCAACATCTCAGTAGAGAGATTGTCGTAGTCGCCGTTTTTCAATCGTTCTTTGATCGCTTTGATTTTTTCCGTACGATCTTCTTCTGGAGGAGCTTGTACGATTTGTTTTGCGATTTGTTTTACTTCTGCTTGAAGTTTTGCTTCCGATGCAATTTTTTTAGCAGCGTCAGAAATGGAAATTGTATCTACCGGAGCTTGTGCTTCCGTTTCCTTGGGCCCTTGAGTTTTTTTTGGTTCGTATCCGTAACCACCAACTCGTCCTACTTTGTCGACGTTCATATATTTAGTCCTCTTCCTACATCACATATCGGAGGAATCCGAATTTCCCTTAAGTGTTTTTTTTCGATGGTTTAAGAGAAAAACAAACTCTCCTTTGGCGTTTGGCGGATCTTTTGCCAATTCCCTAGGATTTGCATAGTAAAGTACCTCTTCAAAGGTCTTTGTCAACTCCCTTCCCACAAGCACTTCCGTTTCCGGAAATAGGTCTTCGAGCATAGGGTAGAGTCTCGGGAGTTTGTGGACGGATTCATAAAAAACCACAAGTCCATCGATCTCAGAGGCTCTTTCTAATTCTCGGCGTTTTTTACTCGGTTTTTCAGAGAGGAACCCTAAAAAATATGTGGGATTGACCTGAAACCCAGAAACAGACAAAAGAGCCGTAAGGGCAGAAGCACCGGGGACAGGAACGATTCGAATTCCTTTTTCGCGAGCAATGCGCACCATTTGGCTTCCTGGATCCGAAACACCTGGAGTTCCGGCATCCGAAACCAGGGCCATGGATTTCCCGGCTTTGAGTTGGTCTAGGACATTGGCAAATGGAGTTTCCGAA comes from the Leptospira bourretii genome and includes:
- a CDS encoding flagellar biosynthesis anti-sigma factor FlgM; amino-acid sequence: MNVDKVGRVGGYGYEPKKTQGPKETEAQAPVDTISISDAAKKIASEAKLQAEVKQIAKQIVQAPPEEDRTEKIKAIKERLKNGDYDNLSTEMLDKISDQIASTFLGQQ
- the rsmI gene encoding 16S rRNA (cytidine(1402)-2'-O)-methyltransferase, which codes for MAHKREAGSLYVVATPIGNLGDITLRALEIFKEVDLVLCESAKETRSLFSKLEITTPVLALYKDSSETPFANVLDQLKAGKSMALVSDAGTPGVSDPGSQMVRIAREKGIRIVPVPGASALTALLSVSGFQVNPTYFLGFLSEKPSKKRRELERASEIDGLVVFYESVHKLPRLYPMLEDLFPETEVLVGRELTKTFEEVLYYANPRELAKDPPNAKGEFVFLLNHRKKTLKGNSDSSDM